In Pochonia chlamydosporia 170 chromosome Unknown PCv3seq00008, whole genome shotgun sequence, the following proteins share a genomic window:
- a CDS encoding retinol dehydrogenase protein (similar to Eutypa lata UCREL1 XP_007790079.1), translating into MASVTHAEFGANTEGVEVAKAFADGVRGKTILVTGGNKNGLGFSAAHALASQSPKQIIITGRNVNRVQECIDAIKKDFPDIDYRILQVDLSSQESVRKAGEEVLSWQDVPKIDIVINSAGVMGIQERTLSKDGIELTFATNHIGHWLLSCLIMPKLIKAAETNPKGATRIVNVTSGSPFISGMRWSDMTFDKKNKDLPEVEQPVYKFFETWGYKDSDQVAYIPLDSYNRSKVANVLFGIGANKRLFDKYGILTLAVHPGVITTDLGRNFPEETLDAVKEMSKNGTFTYKSLGAGSSTAMVAALDPKLAVGVGETHNDSENWGSFMADCQITGKAKPQAVSSQEAEKLWDVSEKLVGQNFSW; encoded by the exons atggcatcagTAACACATGCCGAGTTTGGAGCAAACACTGAAGGTGTCGAGGTAGCCAAGGCATTTGCCGACGGGGTACGCGGAAAAACCATCCTAGTTACGGGAGGAAATAAAAACGGACTGGGATTTTCTGCCGCACACGCACTG GCATCCCAATCTCCAAAGCAGATTATAATCACCGGTCGAAACGTAAACAGGGTTCAAGAGTGCATCGATGCTATCAAGAAGGACTTCCCTGATATCGACTATCGCATCCTGCAAGTCGACCTCTCCAGCCAAGAATCAGTCCGCAAAGCAGGCGAAGAAGTCCTCTCCTGGCAAGATGTACCGAAGATCGATATTGTAATCAACAGTGCTGGTGTAATGGGCATCCAGGAACGCACTTTGTCAAAAGATGGAATTGAACTGACATTTGCCACTAACCACATTGGACACTGGCTTCTCTCATGTTTGATTATGCccaagctcatcaaggcGGCCGAAACAAATCCAAAGGGAGCAACAAGAATTGTAAACGTTACATCTGGGTCACCGTTCATCTCAGGCATGCGATGGAGTGACATGACCTttgacaagaagaacaaagacCTACCCGAGGTGGAGCAGCCCGTATACAAGTTCTTTGAAACCTGGGGCTACAAGGACTCAGACCAGGTCGCCTATATTCCACTAGATAGCTACAACCGCAGCAAAGTGGCAAATGTGCTGTTTGGCATTGGCGCAAATAAGCGGCTCTTTGACAAGTATGGCATCCTGACGCTGGCTGTACATCCTGGTGTCATTACAACGGACCTTGGTAGGAACTTTCCGGAAGAGACTCTCGACGCTGTCAAGGAGATGAGCAAGAATGGAACGTTTACATATAAGAGTCTTGGTGCAGGGTCATCCACGGCAATGGTTGCGGCTTTGGACCCAAAACTagctgttggtgttggcgaaACTCATAATGACAGTGAGAACTGGGGAAGCTTCATGGCTGATTGCCAGATTACGGGTAAGGCGAAACCTCAAGCAGTTTCTAGTCAGGAGGCAGAAAAGCTATGGGATGTTTCTGAGAAGCTCGTTGGTCAGAACTTCTCTTGGTAA